The following proteins are co-located in the Dromiciops gliroides isolate mDroGli1 chromosome 2, mDroGli1.pri, whole genome shotgun sequence genome:
- the AAR2 gene encoding protein AAR2 homolog — MDPELARSLFFEGATVVALDVPEGTEFGIDCSSWQVGPRFRGVKMIPPGVHLVHYSAAARSPAGSRETGPRTGFFVTLRPRGLRLLRWDAAREELDLSPAPEEQLEAVRANLQELDRFLGPYPYDRLKKWVSLSSCLSEEAVQRLQPESGQICAFSEVLPVLPLRYTKDRAERGPPPCAAECKSYQEGLARLPQMQPKAGTEIRFTELPKQTYPDGASPAEITKHSMDLSYALETVINSQYPTNPQDVLAELQFAFICFLIGHVYDAFEHWKQLLNLLCRAEEAIGKYSDLYSRLISILYHQLAEIPADFFVDIISQDNFLTSTLQVFFSYICSTTVDETLRRKAEKFKAHLTKKFKWDFEAEPDDCAPVVVELPEGVNLEVTD; from the exons ATGGACCCGGAGCTGGCTCGCAGCCTCTTCTTCGAGGGCGCCACGGTGGTGGCCCTGGACGTGCCCGAGGGCACCGAGTTCGGCATCGACTGCAGCTCGTGGCAGGTGGGCCCGCGCTTCCGCGGCGTCAAGATGATACCGCCGGGGGTCCACCTGGTGCACTACAGCGCGGCGGCCCGCAGCCCCGCCGGCTCCCGCGAGACGGGCCCACGCACCGGCTTCTTCGTGACCCTACGGCCGCGGGGGCTACGCCTGCTCCGCTGGGACGCGGCCCGCGAGGAGCTGGACCTGAGCCCGGCGCCCGAGGAGCAGCTGGAGGCCGTCCGGGCCAACCTGCAGGAGTTGGACCGCTTCCTGGGGCCCTACCCCTACGACCGGCTGAAGAAGTGGGTCTCCCTGAGCAGCTGCCTCAGCGAGGAGGCCGTGCAGCGGCTGCAGCCCGAGAGCGGGCAGATCTGCGCCTTCTCCGAGGTGCTGCCCGTGCTGCCCCTGCGCTACACCAAGGACCGCGCCGAGCGGGGCCCGCCGCCCTGCGCCGCCGAGTGCAAGAGCTACCAGGAGGGCCTGGCCCGCCTGCCCCAGATGCAGCCGAAGGCCGGCACCGAGATCCGTTTCACCGAGTTGCCCAAGCAGACCTACCCTGACGGCGCTAGCCCGGCGGAGATTACCAAGCATAGCATGGACCTGAGCTACGCCCTAGAGACTGTGATTAACAGTCAGTACCCCACCAATCCCCAGGACGTCCTGG CTGAGCTGCAGTTTGCCTTTATCTGCTTCCTGATTGGGCATGTGTATGATGCATTTGAACATTGGAAGCAGCTGCTGAACCTCCTGTGCAGGGCAGAAGAAGCCATTGGGAAGTACAGCGACCTCTACAGCCGCCTCATTTCCATCTTGTACCATCAGCTTGCAGAGATACCTGCTGACTTCTTTGTGGACATCATCTCTCAGGACAACTTCTTAACCAGCACCTTGCAG gTTTTCTTTTCCTACATCTGTAGCACCACTGTTGATGAGACACTGAGGCGGAAGGCAGAGAAGTTCAAGGCCCATCTGACTAAGAAATTCAAATGGGACTTCGAGGCTGAGCCAGATGACTGTGCCCCAGTAGTGGTGGAGCTTCCAGAAGGTGTTAACTTGGAAGTGACGGACTAG